From a single Nicotiana tomentosiformis chromosome 2, ASM39032v3, whole genome shotgun sequence genomic region:
- the LOC104087420 gene encoding DNA-directed RNA polymerase II subunit RPB7-like: MLLCQIGDRVYTYPAHFIFSGQPLHQLLVPFLFEKYCISSPSLAQHLTQLLLSQVSTRPNMFFHIVLERNMQLHPRHFGRDLREKLVSKLMKDVEGTCSGRHGFIVAITGIESVGKGLIRDGTGFVTFPVKYQCVVFRPFKGEILEAVVTMVNKMGFFAEAGPVQIFVSNHLIPDDMEFQSGDVPNYTTSDGSVKIQKESEVRLKIIGTRVDATEIFCIGTIKDDFLGVISDPGANA, encoded by the exons ATGTTGCTTTGTCAAATTGGTGACAGGGTGTATACTTACCCGGCCCATTTTATATTTTCTGGACAGCCTCTGCATCAGCTATTGGTTCCGTTTCTGTTTGAGAAATACTGCATCTCTTCTCCCTCACTCGCTCAACACCTCACTCAGCTGCTCCTTTCTCAAGTCTCAACCAGACCAAACATGTTTTTCCACATAGTATTAGAGAGAAACATGCAGCTTCATCCCCGTCACTTCGGCCGTGATCTTCGCGAAAAACTCGTCTCCAAACTCATGAAAGATGTAGAAGGCACTTGCAG TGGTCGGCACGGTTTCATAGTGGCGATTACTGGGATCGAAAGCGTTGGGAAAGGTTTAATTCGTGACGGGACGGGTTTTGTTACGTTCCCAGTGAAGTATCAATGCGTTGTGTTTCGACCTTTCAAAGGTGAGATTTTGGAAGCTGTTGTTACCATGGTTAACAAG ATGGGATTTTTTGCTGAAGCAGGGCCTGTGCAGATTTTTGTTTCAAATCAT TTGATACCAGATGACATGGAGTTTCAGTCAGGGGATGTGCCAAACTATACAACTTCAGATGGCTCG GTTAAAATTCAGAAGGAAAGTGAAGTTAGATTGAAGATTATTGGTACACGTGTTGATGCCACAGAAATT